AAGAGATCACACGGAGAGAATGCTGAGACTCTTTGGAGCGGAAATCACGCAAATGGAAACTAAAGAAGGTCACATAATAAAATTGAAGGGCGAACAAAAACTATACGGTTGTGAAGTTTCATGCCCTGCCGATCCTTCATCAGCAGCCTTCTTCACAGCCTTAGCTGTCCTTACCAAAAGTTCTCACTTAGTTCTGAAAGAGGTTCTCGTGAACCCAACCAGAGATGGTTTTTTTAGAAAGCTCAGACAGATGGGTGCTCGCATAGAGTACACCAACTTGAGAGAGATCTCCGGAGAACCTGTAGCCGATATAGTTATAGAAGGGACAGAAAAGCTCAAAGGTATAGATGTAGTGAAGGAAGATATACCATCCCTCATAGATGAACTACCTCTTCTGGCTTTAGTTATGTCATTAGCGGAAGGTACGTCAACCGTTAAAGGTGCAGAGGAGCTGAGAGTCAAAGAGAGCGATAGGATAAGGGCAACTGTAGAAAACCTAAAAAATATGGGGGCAAACATTGAAGAGTATGAAGATGGTTTTTACATAGAGGGTGTTGAAAGGCTCAGAGGATCTCTCATAAGAACTTTTGGAGATCACCGCATAGCTATGACTTTCTCCGTTGCAGGTCTTGTGGCTGAAGGAGAAACAACTATAGATAACCCCGAATGTGTAT
This window of the Hydrogenobacter sp. genome carries:
- the aroA gene encoding 3-phosphoshikimate 1-carboxyvinyltransferase codes for the protein MLTLRKVKVVKGQLRVPSDKSISHRAIILSALAQGRSVIRNWLVSDDTMATLNAFAQVGTQIERRGDEIRVSGRNYNFIEPYNVLDARNSGTTARLLLGVLATQEFFSVVTGDESLRNRPMLRVVEPLRQMGASIDGRERGNKLPIGVRGGKLKGISFFNKKASAQVKSSLLLAGLRADGITEITEPYLSRDHTERMLRLFGAEITQMETKEGHIIKLKGEQKLYGCEVSCPADPSSAAFFTALAVLTKSSHLVLKEVLVNPTRDGFFRKLRQMGARIEYTNLREISGEPVADIVIEGTEKLKGIDVVKEDIPSLIDELPLLALVMSLAEGTSTVKGAEELRVKESDRIRATVENLKNMGANIEEYEDGFYIEGVERLRGSLIRTFGDHRIAMTFSVAGLVAEGETTIDNPECVSVSYPDFYEDLNKIIHRT